A DNA window from Helianthus annuus cultivar XRQ/B chromosome 15, HanXRQr2.0-SUNRISE, whole genome shotgun sequence contains the following coding sequences:
- the LOC118487134 gene encoding uncharacterized protein LOC118487134 translates to MRFHDINEEQDDVEFDDMEDIDMNEAYEEQDSFKDDGDKDMEDLEKVNDLENQNDELVEEECEVLENEEEHEVSQQENEAVRNVRKRVRGPTHMPRVWPQEKGDRIPILVNAHGQLINDKSSQLTHFMGTLSRSGKYCPIYKPWNKVNAAKKQALLALLKKKIDIPEVAKGWIFQSFGRKVKSWRARVKELYHGLGVRAADVWGVIPSRSACHRENIQLKSQCEELTSTVVQLRTQVSEMEGSRGGSSVQPLASQHFPNVTNGHQRLRVGDEVFLKSILNSTEIVARGRVQSLDPNDVVGGTKIGPEWCEVNVQLPIKKDENLVRPYGLFSTIQDCIGTSIAWPYPFISVVHED, encoded by the exons ATGAGATTTCATG ATATCAATGAAGAACAAGATGATGTTGAATTTGATGATATGGAAGATATAGATATGAATGAAGCTTATGAAGAACAAGATAGTTTTAAAGATGATGGAGATAAAGACATGGAAGATTTAGAAAAGGTGAATGATTTAGAAAACCAGAATGATGAACTGGTTGAAGAAGAATGTGAAGTTCTAGAAAATGAAGAAGAGCATGAAGTTTCACAACAAGAAAATGAAGCAG TTCGTAATGTACGTAAAAGAGTGAGAGGACCAACGCATATGCCAAGGGTTTGGCCCCAAGAAAAAGGGGATAGAATTCCTATTTTAGTTAATGCACACGGACAACTAATTAATGACAAAAGTAGTCAACTGACCCATTTCATGGGAACCCTTTCAAGGAGTGGAAAGTATTGTCCGATTTATAAACCATGGAATAAAGTTAACGCCGCCAAAAAACAAGCGTTGCTTGCACTCTTAAAG aaaaaaattgaTATTCCTGAAGTTGCTAAAGGCTGGATATTCCAATCATTTGGGCGGAAGGTGAAGAGCTGGAGGGCAAGAGTTAAGGAACTATACCATGGTCTGGGTGTTCGTGCTGCTGATGTTTGGGGTGTAATACCAAGTCGTTCGGCATGCCATAGAGAAAACATCCAATTGAAGTCTCAATGTGAAGAACTTACTAGTACTGTGGTCCAGTTACGAACCCAAGTATCAGAGATGGAAGGGTCGAGGGGTGGTTCCAGTGTTCAACCTCTTGCATCACAACATTTCCCCAATGTAACCAATGGACATCAACGTTTACGG gtcggAGATGAAGTTTTCCTCAAAAGCATTCTAAACTCTACCGAGATTGTAGCAAGAGGAAGGGTCCAGAGCTTGGACCCAAATGATGTAGTTGGTGGTACAAAGATTGGACCAGAATGGTGTGAGGTAAACGTTCAACTACCAAtaaaaaaagatgaaaacttggtaagaccatatggtttattttctacaattcaagattgtattgGTACATCCATCGCATGGCCCTATCCATTCATCTCG GTAGTCCATGAGGATTGA